From one Papio anubis isolate 15944 chromosome 12, Panubis1.0, whole genome shotgun sequence genomic stretch:
- the LOC103877764 gene encoding anther-specific proline-rich protein APG-like — MGGKPNGYCRVTRSLDRGGNHCQAGFLSPQPGRRTAWRPPSNPAVPLFSPALPLLSALAHPSCPLRPPTSPRPRLPPTPELLSAPSATHTMSCPLRLLAPSALGHPTRSCPLSPPHLPVPKAAPHPELLPDYPAPRTLAAPHP; from the exons ATGGGAG GAAAACCAAATGGTTACTGCAGGGTCACGAGATCCCTGGACCGCGGAGGGAACCACTGTCAAGCTGGATTCCTGTCGCCCCAGCCAGGCAGGCGCACAGCCTGGCGTCCTCCCTCCAACCCTGCAGTGCCCCTGTTCTCCCCAGCCCTTCCCCTACTCTCGGCGTTGGCCCACCCGAGCTGCCCCCTGCGTCCCCCCACCTCCCCTCGCCCAAGGCTGCCCCCAACCCCCGAGCTGCTCTCCGCTCCCTCGGCCACCCACACAATGAGCTGTCCCCTGCGTCTGCTGGCCCCCAGCGCCCTCGGCCACCCCACCCGGAGCTGCCCCCTGAGTCCCCCGCACCTCCCTGTGCCCAAGGCTGCCCCCCACCCGGAGCTGCTCCCGGACTACCCCGCCCCCCGCACTCTGGCTGCCCCTCACCCTTGA